One Opitutus sp. ER46 genomic region harbors:
- a CDS encoding HipA N-terminal domain-containing protein, protein MRRAFIFQQDQFAGVLEACDDGTYRFAYDDAFRGEPISLTMPTRQRVWEFPRFPAPLEGLLPEGVQLEALLRLRKLDRDDLFGQLLAVGRDVVGSLRIEPAP, encoded by the coding sequence ATGAGACGCGCCTTCATCTTCCAGCAGGACCAGTTCGCCGGTGTCCTCGAGGCGTGCGATGACGGCACGTATCGGTTCGCCTACGACGACGCCTTTCGCGGCGAGCCGATCTCGCTCACCATGCCCACGCGCCAGCGCGTGTGGGAGTTTCCCCGCTTTCCCGCGCCGCTCGAAGGCCTGCTCCCCGAGGGCGTCCAACTCGAGGCCCTCCTCCGGCTCCGCAAACTCGATCGCGACGATCTCTTCGGCCAACTGCTGGCCGTCGGTCGCGACGTGGTTGGCTCCCTGCGCATCGAGCCCGCCCCATGA
- a CDS encoding helix-turn-helix domain-containing protein: protein MFPLSQLIRDHRRKAGLAQAELAQLAGVGKTVVWDVEHGKESIQWDTLQKLFRVLNISVVWHSPLLDRAAASSPAASSTQASSSHITPAPASPSPSPSGSRGRRKPSRSP, encoded by the coding sequence ATGTTTCCGCTCTCTCAACTCATCCGAGACCACCGCCGGAAGGCCGGCCTCGCTCAAGCCGAACTCGCGCAGCTCGCCGGCGTCGGCAAGACCGTCGTCTGGGACGTCGAGCACGGCAAGGAGTCGATCCAGTGGGACACCCTCCAGAAGCTCTTCCGCGTCCTCAACATCTCCGTCGTGTGGCATAGCCCGTTGCTCGATCGCGCCGCGGCGTCTTCCCCCGCGGCCTCGTCGACGCAGGCATCATCGTCGCACATCACGCCGGCTCCCGCGTCGCCGTCGCCGTCACCGTCGGGTTCGAGGGGGAGAAGAAAGCCGAGCCGCTCGCCATGA